The Leptospira koniambonensis genome window below encodes:
- a CDS encoding RsmD family RNA methyltransferase — translation MKPGKKTKGSKGLRIQTGELKGRLIPSPVSPEGKSNFTPAIIKKSLFDIIESLRLQGLLNLEDSAFVDLFSGSGQMGIESLSRGFARAVFLELAWDRFESLKGVLDKLGKPHLVLRKDAFRFYSGFDIPEKTKVYFMDPPYSFWDKKTEKLKTIVEEIAQNEPGVAAIIVQSPLPLNWEGFIPRSFGRNTLNVRILA, via the coding sequence ATGAAACCTGGAAAAAAAACAAAGGGTTCAAAGGGTTTAAGGATCCAAACCGGAGAATTGAAGGGGAGATTGATCCCTTCTCCGGTTAGTCCTGAGGGGAAGAGTAATTTTACTCCTGCGATCATTAAAAAATCATTATTTGATATCATTGAATCTTTGCGGCTACAAGGCCTCTTGAATTTAGAAGATTCTGCATTTGTGGATCTATTTTCAGGTTCAGGTCAAATGGGGATCGAATCATTAAGTAGAGGTTTCGCAAGAGCAGTGTTTTTGGAGCTTGCTTGGGACAGGTTCGAAAGCCTAAAAGGTGTTTTGGATAAATTAGGAAAACCTCATTTAGTTTTACGTAAAGATGCCTTCAGATTCTATTCCGGTTTTGATATTCCTGAAAAAACAAAAGTTTATTTTATGGATCCTCCTTATTCTTTCTGGGATAAGAAAACTGAAAAATTGAAAACAATAGTAGAAGAGATTGCTCAAAACGAACCGGGTGTTGCGGCAATTATTGTTCAGTCTCCTCTTCCTTTGAACTGGGAAGGATTTATTCCTCGTTCCTTCGGAAGGAATACTTTGAATGTCAGAATTCTGGCTTAA
- a CDS encoding sulfatase family protein produces MSEFWLKFKNLIRSEWTSGNPWIHSGIFVFVLTLLCLLTNTSLHVMGVDISEFISLFYGLIPLLLKDLGGVFVSSYAFFVGTAILFLGPDFSEWKKGNRIAVYKIYLILSSVLFLLFCGSVSEYPQVYGEFFYYRHSWMLGFLYFITDHFSPFFFKSVLFLFLAVQVARAGVHFWKSKSYESLIRYAVFIILFYSFHLLGSAWGVLVVSSFYSLDIQISRSKKNLSFVTIALLGFGFSFFNRSQNGGPVSKEAVAHSSNTNVLIISADSIRQDQLGFVKGEKDKTPNIDRLASESLVFLDHHSTIPRTFPSWADFLSGKYSFEHGIQDMFPDREDRSKLGNSISTLPGILGKSHRTFVVSSFAGDIFPRANWGFQNVDAPNFSAETLTQQRTIESQVFFLPVLTGTFFGGGEYLSSIRSLPSLGDDSRILPDLFSVFEKKDHPFFALYFSSVTHFPYSPPYPFYKNTDPNYYGPSKYFRFVDPSNSEKPDKREQEQIRSIYSASLTAFDFSVGKILEELKRRELYDDTLIILTSDHGESLFEEDHSHGHGEHLRGEGVTKIPLIIKFPKSFERKEVRYFKGITTSLDVFPTILSVVGVPTGPELSLKGRDLTKLPKADTWAEDRSVYSETGIWFSDRGDHFFQKDRIRYPNILELHTIDPNDGNSVTVSDPYAKETVLFSKHRMLQTRTKKLIYVPSPSGVLYTCYDRISDPWNTKPLPASYCGDLQRKLELLLIGSGKWKKAGEYFLPKTEP; encoded by the coding sequence ATGTCAGAATTCTGGCTTAAATTCAAAAACCTAATCCGATCAGAATGGACCTCCGGAAATCCTTGGATCCATTCCGGAATTTTTGTATTTGTTCTTACTCTTCTTTGTTTACTTACCAATACTTCCTTGCATGTGATGGGAGTGGATATCAGCGAATTTATTTCTCTTTTTTACGGACTGATCCCTTTATTGTTAAAAGATTTAGGCGGAGTATTTGTTTCTTCTTATGCATTTTTTGTAGGCACGGCAATTTTATTTTTAGGTCCCGATTTTTCTGAATGGAAGAAGGGGAACAGGATTGCAGTATATAAAATTTATCTAATTCTATCTTCCGTTTTATTTCTTTTGTTCTGTGGATCTGTTTCGGAATATCCTCAAGTATACGGAGAATTTTTCTATTATAGACATTCTTGGATGCTAGGATTTCTGTATTTTATTACAGATCATTTTTCTCCCTTCTTCTTTAAATCTGTTCTGTTCTTATTTTTAGCTGTCCAAGTCGCTCGAGCAGGGGTTCATTTTTGGAAATCCAAATCTTATGAATCTTTGATTCGGTATGCGGTTTTTATAATATTATTTTATTCTTTTCATCTTTTGGGATCTGCTTGGGGAGTTTTAGTTGTTTCTTCATTTTATTCCTTGGATATTCAGATTTCTCGTTCTAAAAAGAATTTGAGCTTTGTAACAATTGCGCTCTTAGGTTTTGGATTTTCTTTTTTTAACAGATCTCAGAATGGGGGCCCTGTATCTAAAGAAGCAGTGGCGCATTCTTCTAATACGAACGTTCTTATCATTTCTGCAGATAGTATCCGCCAGGACCAGTTAGGTTTTGTGAAAGGGGAGAAGGATAAAACTCCGAACATAGATCGGCTTGCTTCTGAATCTCTTGTGTTTTTAGATCATCATTCTACGATCCCTAGGACATTTCCTTCTTGGGCAGATTTCCTAAGTGGGAAATATTCTTTTGAACATGGGATACAGGATATGTTCCCGGATCGAGAAGATCGTTCTAAATTAGGGAATTCTATTTCTACACTTCCTGGTATTTTAGGAAAATCTCATAGAACATTTGTGGTTTCTTCTTTTGCGGGAGATATTTTTCCTAGAGCGAATTGGGGATTTCAAAATGTAGATGCTCCGAATTTTAGTGCGGAAACATTAACTCAGCAGAGAACGATTGAGTCTCAGGTCTTCTTCCTTCCCGTTTTGACAGGGACTTTTTTTGGAGGAGGAGAATATCTTTCTTCTATCAGATCTCTTCCGAGCCTTGGGGATGATTCTCGGATCCTTCCAGATCTCTTTTCAGTATTTGAAAAAAAGGATCATCCTTTTTTTGCTCTGTATTTTTCTTCCGTAACTCATTTTCCATATAGCCCACCTTATCCTTTTTATAAGAATACTGATCCGAACTATTACGGACCTTCTAAATATTTCCGTTTCGTAGATCCTAGTAATTCTGAAAAGCCTGATAAAAGAGAACAGGAGCAAATTCGTTCTATCTATTCTGCCTCATTGACTGCTTTCGATTTTTCAGTCGGAAAAATTTTGGAAGAGCTGAAAAGAAGAGAGTTATACGACGATACACTTATCATTCTCACCTCCGATCATGGAGAGTCCTTATTTGAAGAGGATCATAGTCATGGTCATGGAGAACATTTGAGAGGGGAGGGTGTGACCAAAATCCCTCTTATTATCAAATTCCCTAAGTCTTTTGAGAGAAAAGAAGTCCGGTATTTTAAAGGGATCACAACCTCTTTGGATGTGTTCCCTACAATTTTGTCAGTTGTTGGAGTTCCTACAGGTCCGGAACTTTCTCTTAAGGGAAGAGATCTGACCAAACTTCCAAAGGCAGATACTTGGGCAGAAGATCGTTCTGTCTATTCTGAGACCGGGATTTGGTTTTCGGATAGAGGAGATCATTTTTTTCAGAAGGATAGGATCCGATATCCGAATATTCTCGAATTACATACAATTGATCCGAATGACGGAAATAGTGTGACTGTTTCAGATCCTTATGCAAAAGAGACTGTTCTTTTTTCCAAACATAGAATGCTCCAAACCAGGACCAAAAAGCTGATCTATGTTCCTAGCCCTTCCGGTGTTTTATATACCTGTTACGATCGGATTTCTGATCCCTGGAATACAAAACCTCTCCCTGCTTCTTATTGTGGGGATTTACAACGCAAGTTGGAGCTCCTACTGATAGGTTCCGGGAAATGGAAGAAGGCGGGAGAATATTTCCTTCCAAAAACCGAACCTTGA
- the carB gene encoding carbamoyl-phosphate synthase large subunit, whose amino-acid sequence MPKREDLRSVLILGSGPIVIGQACEFDYSGTQAAKALREKGIRVILLNSNPATIMTDPDLADATYVEPLTVAVVQKILEKEKPDAILPTVGGQTALNLALACHNAGVLEKYNVELIGAKIDAIKKAEDRELFKRAMEKIGVKVPRSGLANNLKEAAEIKAQIGLPLIVRPAFTLGGTGGGIAYDEETFDEVVGRGLKASPISQVLLEQSVLGWKEFELEVMRDLADNVVIICSIENIDPMGVHTGDSITVAPQQTLSDKEYQNLRDMSISIIREIGVETGGSNIQFAVNPEDGDVIVIEMNPRVSRSSALASKATGFPIAKIAALLSIGYSLDEIKNDITRVTPASFEPSIDYVVTKIPRFAFEKFPGTDDTLGVQMKAVGEAMAIGRTFKESFQKAMRSLEIDRFGFGSDGNFAELVEFHTLSTPQRKERIDSLLRRPNDKRIFYVKKALEEGYSVEEIHNLCKIDPWFLYQFEDLQNLEKEFVQKGNSVLGKLKKAGFSNRQLAFLGKKAEIEKILSSSQTPDKKKAEIGSILKKEEKNLEEVLESSKIEPIYKRIDTCAGEFEAYTPYFYSSYDEEDETNVTSNKSVIILGGGPNRIGQGIEFDYCCCHASFALQDLGLESIMVNSNPETVSTDYDTSDRLYFEPLTLEDVIQIYKKEKPDGVIIQFGGQTPLKLAKDLESRGVPILGTSPDSIDRAEDRKRFAEVLEKLKLISPNNGIATSMEEARKIANNITYPVLVRPSYVLGGRAMLIINEEKELDKYMEKAEEISEDRPLLIDSFLEDAVEVDVDALCDGKDVFIAGIMEHIEEAGIHSGDSACVLPPQSLSKKVLEDIRSATRALALELQVKGLINIQYAVKEEVVYVIEVNPRASRTVPFVSKALGHPIVKYATRIMMGETLKQLPLPKEMAFPTINVKEAVLPFNKFPGVDTILGPEMRSTGEVMGIADTAGEAFLKSQYMAGEELPSQGTVFVSVNDKDKKDLLKYIKDLSDLGFILIATEGTHKFLSENGILSSKINKVYDNQFPTALDYIRENKIHLILNTPLSRVTRDDSFAIRQAAIRYKIPCLTTASAAKALIKGMVEMTDKGFTIRSLQEIHSSR is encoded by the coding sequence ATGCCCAAAAGGGAAGATCTCCGCTCCGTTCTGATCCTGGGATCCGGGCCGATCGTTATCGGCCAAGCCTGCGAATTTGACTATTCAGGCACCCAGGCCGCCAAAGCCCTTCGTGAAAAAGGAATTCGAGTTATTCTTCTCAATTCCAATCCTGCTACTATCATGACTGATCCAGATCTTGCGGATGCCACTTATGTGGAACCTCTGACTGTCGCAGTCGTCCAAAAAATTTTGGAAAAAGAAAAGCCGGATGCGATCCTGCCTACTGTAGGAGGTCAAACGGCATTAAACCTTGCTTTGGCCTGCCATAACGCTGGGGTATTAGAAAAATATAATGTAGAACTCATCGGCGCCAAAATAGACGCGATCAAAAAGGCAGAAGATAGAGAACTTTTCAAAAGAGCAATGGAGAAGATCGGGGTAAAAGTTCCTCGTTCAGGGCTCGCAAATAATTTAAAAGAAGCAGCAGAGATCAAGGCTCAGATCGGACTTCCTCTGATCGTAAGACCTGCATTTACTTTAGGTGGAACCGGAGGAGGGATCGCTTATGACGAAGAAACCTTCGACGAAGTGGTTGGCAGAGGTCTTAAGGCTTCTCCGATTAGCCAGGTATTATTAGAACAATCCGTTCTTGGTTGGAAAGAATTCGAGTTAGAGGTCATGAGAGACCTCGCGGATAACGTAGTAATTATTTGTTCTATTGAAAATATAGATCCGATGGGAGTTCATACTGGTGATTCGATCACAGTTGCTCCTCAACAAACACTTTCCGATAAGGAATACCAAAATTTAAGAGATATGTCCATCAGTATCATCCGAGAGATCGGAGTGGAAACAGGTGGATCTAATATTCAATTCGCGGTAAATCCTGAAGACGGCGATGTGATCGTGATCGAGATGAACCCTCGTGTTTCTAGATCTTCTGCGCTTGCTTCCAAAGCAACAGGATTCCCGATAGCAAAGATCGCTGCGTTACTCTCCATTGGATACTCCTTGGATGAGATCAAAAACGATATTACAAGAGTTACTCCTGCCTCTTTCGAGCCATCTATTGATTATGTGGTGACTAAGATCCCAAGGTTTGCTTTCGAGAAGTTCCCTGGAACAGACGACACTCTCGGGGTCCAGATGAAAGCCGTGGGAGAAGCCATGGCAATTGGAAGAACTTTCAAAGAAAGTTTCCAAAAAGCAATGCGCTCTTTAGAAATCGATCGATTCGGTTTTGGTTCAGATGGAAATTTTGCGGAGTTAGTTGAATTCCATACATTATCTACTCCTCAAAGAAAAGAAAGGATAGATTCACTCTTACGGAGACCGAACGATAAACGTATCTTCTATGTTAAAAAAGCATTAGAAGAAGGTTATAGCGTAGAAGAGATCCATAACCTTTGTAAAATAGATCCTTGGTTCTTATACCAATTCGAAGATCTACAGAACTTAGAAAAAGAATTTGTACAAAAAGGAAATTCTGTCTTAGGAAAACTGAAAAAAGCAGGATTCTCTAATAGGCAATTGGCTTTCCTTGGCAAAAAAGCTGAGATAGAAAAGATACTTTCTTCTTCCCAAACTCCTGATAAGAAAAAAGCAGAAATAGGTTCCATCCTCAAAAAAGAAGAAAAGAATCTGGAAGAAGTATTAGAGTCTTCTAAAATAGAACCAATCTATAAGAGGATCGATACTTGCGCTGGTGAGTTTGAAGCTTATACTCCTTATTTCTATTCTTCTTACGATGAAGAAGATGAAACAAATGTCACCTCTAATAAATCAGTTATCATCTTGGGGGGCGGGCCGAATAGGATCGGACAAGGGATCGAGTTCGACTATTGCTGCTGCCATGCTTCCTTTGCTTTGCAGGATCTGGGCTTGGAATCTATCATGGTGAATTCTAACCCAGAAACAGTTTCCACTGACTACGATACTTCTGACAGATTGTATTTTGAACCTCTGACTTTAGAAGATGTAATCCAGATCTATAAGAAGGAAAAACCGGATGGAGTAATCATCCAATTCGGTGGACAGACTCCTCTTAAACTTGCAAAAGATCTGGAAAGTAGGGGAGTTCCAATTTTAGGAACAAGCCCTGATTCCATTGATAGAGCAGAAGACAGAAAACGTTTCGCAGAAGTATTAGAAAAACTGAAATTGATCTCTCCTAATAACGGAATTGCTACTTCTATGGAAGAAGCAAGAAAGATCGCAAATAATATCACTTATCCAGTGCTTGTCCGCCCAAGTTATGTACTCGGCGGAAGAGCAATGCTTATCATCAACGAAGAAAAAGAGTTGGATAAGTATATGGAGAAGGCTGAAGAAATTTCAGAAGACAGACCGCTTCTTATAGATTCCTTCTTAGAAGACGCAGTAGAAGTGGATGTAGATGCACTTTGTGATGGCAAAGACGTATTCATCGCCGGTATCATGGAACATATTGAAGAAGCAGGGATCCATTCTGGGGATTCTGCATGTGTTCTTCCCCCTCAATCTTTATCCAAAAAAGTATTAGAAGATATTAGAAGCGCCACAAGAGCACTTGCATTAGAATTACAAGTCAAGGGATTGATCAATATACAATACGCAGTTAAGGAAGAAGTTGTATATGTGATCGAGGTAAATCCTCGCGCATCCAGAACAGTTCCTTTTGTATCTAAAGCTCTTGGGCATCCAATCGTAAAATACGCTACTCGTATCATGATGGGAGAAACATTAAAACAACTTCCTCTTCCGAAAGAAATGGCATTCCCAACCATAAACGTGAAGGAAGCAGTATTACCTTTTAATAAATTCCCTGGAGTGGACACAATCCTTGGACCTGAAATGAGATCCACAGGTGAGGTGATGGGAATCGCTGATACTGCGGGAGAAGCATTCTTAAAATCTCAGTATATGGCCGGAGAAGAACTTCCTTCTCAGGGAACTGTATTCGTTTCCGTCAATGATAAGGATAAAAAAGATCTACTAAAGTATATCAAGGATCTTTCCGATCTCGGATTCATTTTGATCGCTACAGAAGGAACTCATAAATTCTTATCAGAAAATGGAATACTATCTTCCAAGATCAATAAGGTATATGATAATCAGTTTCCAACTGCATTGGATTATATCCGTGAGAATAAGATCCATCTTATACTGAATACACCTCTTAGCAGAGTGACCAGAGATGATAGTTTTGCGATCCGCCAAGCAGCGATCCGTTATAAGATCCCATGTTTGACCACTGCAAGTGCAGCTAAGGCTTTGATCAAAGGAATGGTGGAGATGACTGATAAAGGTTTCACCATTCGTTCTCTACAAGAGATCCATAGTTCTCGGTAA
- a CDS encoding catalase, with the protein MNIKMISTFLFLGAIFSHSLNGETLTRENGAPVGDNQNSQTAGEAGPVLLQDSHLIEKLARFDRERIPERVVHARGTGAYGTFTSYGDQSELTKAVLFSKKGKQTKVFVRFSSVVHPSGSPETLRDPRGFATKFYTEQGNWDLVGNNLPVFFIRDAMKFPDMVHSLKPSPVTNLQDPNRFFDFFAHVPESTNMLTYLYSDLGTPATYREMDGNGVHAFKFVNSSGKVSYIKFHWKSLQGIKTLNSDESAKVQSQEFSHMTKDLYDSIKKGNYPSWELEAQILDPEKLNDFDFNPLDATKEWIRIPNLKIVTLGKMTLNQVPENFFEHTEQSGFAPSNLVPGIEPSEDRLLQGRLFSYADTQRYRLGVNGIQLPVNRPISVVSSHGQDGALKFSEGKGNINYQPNSYQGGQSRSGGIYSEESSYKLSNFKLSGATQQAMIRKTLNFKQAGEVYRSYSEKEKSTLIKNFSGDLKAVQNPKIKTKIIAHTYAADPEYGERLAKEVGIDLKEVKKIAGELE; encoded by the coding sequence ATGAATATTAAGATGATTAGCACATTTCTGTTTCTTGGGGCTATTTTTTCTCATTCTTTGAACGGAGAAACTTTGACCCGAGAGAATGGGGCACCTGTTGGGGATAACCAAAATTCTCAAACAGCAGGAGAAGCGGGTCCGGTTCTACTCCAAGATTCTCATTTGATTGAAAAGTTGGCTCGTTTCGATCGGGAAAGAATTCCGGAGAGAGTAGTGCATGCAAGAGGCACTGGAGCTTACGGAACATTTACAAGTTACGGGGATCAGAGCGAATTAACTAAGGCTGTCTTATTCTCCAAAAAAGGAAAACAAACCAAAGTATTCGTTCGTTTTTCTTCTGTTGTACATCCGAGCGGATCACCGGAAACTCTAAGAGATCCGAGAGGATTCGCAACTAAGTTTTATACAGAGCAAGGAAACTGGGACTTAGTTGGAAATAATCTACCGGTGTTCTTCATTCGAGATGCAATGAAGTTCCCTGATATGGTGCATTCTTTGAAACCTTCTCCGGTAACTAATTTGCAAGATCCGAATCGATTCTTCGATTTTTTTGCACATGTTCCAGAAAGTACGAATATGCTGACTTACTTATATTCTGATTTGGGAACTCCTGCTACCTATAGAGAAATGGATGGAAACGGAGTACATGCATTCAAGTTTGTGAATTCTTCCGGTAAAGTTTCCTATATTAAGTTTCATTGGAAAAGTTTACAAGGGATCAAGACCTTAAACTCGGACGAATCTGCAAAAGTCCAGTCCCAAGAATTCAGTCATATGACAAAAGATTTATATGATTCGATTAAAAAGGGAAATTATCCTTCTTGGGAATTGGAAGCTCAGATCTTAGATCCGGAAAAATTGAACGATTTCGATTTTAACCCTTTGGATGCAACCAAGGAATGGATTAGAATTCCTAATCTGAAAATTGTAACTCTTGGAAAAATGACCTTAAACCAAGTTCCTGAGAATTTTTTTGAACATACGGAACAGTCCGGTTTTGCTCCTTCTAATTTAGTTCCTGGGATTGAACCTTCTGAAGATAGACTCTTGCAAGGAAGATTATTCTCCTATGCGGATACTCAAAGATATAGATTGGGTGTAAACGGTATTCAACTTCCTGTGAATCGTCCAATCAGTGTAGTTTCTTCTCATGGTCAAGATGGAGCTCTGAAGTTTTCTGAAGGAAAAGGAAATATAAATTACCAACCGAATTCCTACCAAGGAGGACAGTCCAGGTCCGGAGGAATTTATTCTGAAGAATCGAGCTATAAACTTTCTAACTTTAAACTTAGCGGCGCTACCCAACAGGCGATGATTAGAAAGACCTTAAACTTCAAACAAGCGGGGGAAGTATACAGAAGTTATAGTGAGAAGGAAAAATCCACTCTGATAAAGAACTTCTCTGGGGATTTGAAAGCAGTTCAGAATCCTAAGATCAAAACCAAGATCATAGCTCATACTTATGCTGCCGATCCGGAGTATGGAGAGAGGCTTGCGAAAGAAGTTGGGATCGATCTGAAGGAAGTGAAAAAGATCGCAGGTGAATTGGAGTAA
- a CDS encoding ankyrin repeat domain-containing protein: MLAQEDGYKAVQDENAKFYDSAKIGDIVVLEKFLDSGTNIESKDSKGYTALIYAAYYGQEEAVEFLLTKGADPCSKDNRGNTALMGAVFKGHLGIVKRLFQAKCVVDQKNISGQTALMYAALFGRAEIFKSLLNYGADPNLNDDLGNTAFSLAEGQGHTEILDLLLVGTPSH; the protein is encoded by the coding sequence TTGCTAGCCCAGGAGGATGGGTATAAGGCAGTTCAAGATGAAAATGCTAAATTTTACGATTCTGCCAAAATTGGAGATATAGTCGTTCTGGAAAAATTTTTGGATTCTGGAACGAATATAGAATCTAAGGATTCCAAAGGATATACCGCTCTTATTTATGCCGCCTATTATGGACAGGAAGAAGCGGTGGAGTTCCTACTAACGAAAGGAGCGGATCCTTGCTCTAAAGATAATAGAGGAAATACGGCTCTTATGGGTGCAGTTTTTAAAGGGCATCTTGGGATCGTAAAAAGACTGTTTCAGGCAAAATGTGTGGTGGATCAAAAGAATATTTCTGGGCAGACCGCGCTCATGTATGCAGCTCTTTTTGGAAGAGCGGAAATTTTCAAATCCCTCCTGAATTACGGTGCGGATCCAAATTTGAATGATGATTTGGGAAATACTGCATTTTCTCTCGCGGAAGGACAGGGACATACGGAAATTCTGGATCTTCTTCTGGTAGGAACTCCTTCCCATTAA
- a CDS encoding flagellar hook-length control protein FliK, with protein MQIRTEGPGREEGYSSAEPKVSNVPEKTSAPSVSFMDLMKSIQLRSQKVLEEGQKSEIKEEKPSEIEESKEPELFVRSEEEDVEETDSEEENEKLVRLSEKKAQKAELGEINSELEEEIDTEFEAEELDSPFITQMSVFLAGLEAKKEKEVSGAANQEESVSFKKIQKHSKEEAPKVEQKEEAGNVSVLKSNQPEEKRSVKETKKTPEKESLDEGLKSLEEARKFSKPANEEKILTVLKDSHKENFIPESENWKITRDKKQETLSMVSKNQAAKAAQVEEASKSDTSGKGSGNQDFSQRNGNETTFTLLKAGLGVVEKNQEVSGQNSKTSKTNQGSGMDRSQMKENFQRLVQSAKLNIVENGRSEATLRLNPRELGRVSLRITVEDDKVQGKILVESDQVRKLFAGDLEQLRKDFKEQGLDLQSLIVESEDSLRMSWDGQDSSRFFDQEGFGFEASGFSNSSDLEEVSEMDSIENSEFAEKNTDKRLNILV; from the coding sequence ATGCAGATCAGAACGGAAGGACCAGGCAGAGAAGAAGGATATTCATCGGCGGAGCCAAAGGTATCTAATGTTCCTGAAAAAACTTCCGCGCCTTCTGTGAGTTTTATGGATCTAATGAAGTCAATCCAACTCCGCTCTCAAAAGGTCTTGGAAGAAGGGCAGAAGTCAGAGATCAAAGAAGAAAAACCTTCCGAAATCGAAGAATCCAAAGAGCCTGAATTATTTGTAAGATCCGAAGAAGAAGATGTAGAAGAAACCGATTCGGAAGAAGAGAACGAAAAATTAGTTCGTCTTTCTGAGAAGAAGGCCCAAAAGGCCGAACTGGGAGAAATCAATTCTGAGCTGGAAGAAGAGATCGATACCGAGTTTGAGGCGGAAGAATTAGATTCTCCTTTTATCACTCAGATGAGCGTGTTCTTGGCAGGACTCGAGGCCAAAAAAGAAAAAGAAGTTTCGGGCGCAGCAAACCAAGAAGAGTCTGTATCATTTAAAAAAATCCAAAAACATTCCAAAGAAGAAGCCCCTAAGGTTGAACAAAAAGAAGAAGCAGGAAATGTTTCTGTTCTAAAATCAAATCAGCCGGAAGAAAAACGTTCTGTTAAAGAAACCAAAAAAACTCCAGAAAAAGAAAGTCTGGATGAAGGTTTAAAAAGTTTGGAAGAAGCACGCAAATTTTCCAAACCAGCAAACGAAGAAAAAATCCTAACTGTATTAAAAGATTCTCATAAAGAAAATTTTATCCCTGAATCAGAGAACTGGAAGATCACCAGAGATAAAAAACAAGAAACTCTTTCAATGGTTTCCAAAAACCAAGCAGCGAAAGCGGCGCAGGTGGAAGAAGCTTCCAAATCGGATACTTCCGGTAAAGGTTCCGGGAACCAAGACTTCTCCCAAAGAAATGGGAACGAAACCACATTTACTCTTTTGAAGGCAGGCCTTGGTGTAGTAGAGAAGAACCAAGAAGTTTCAGGACAAAATTCTAAAACTTCTAAAACAAATCAAGGTTCTGGTATGGATCGTTCTCAAATGAAGGAGAACTTTCAAAGATTGGTTCAATCAGCAAAATTGAATATTGTTGAGAATGGAAGATCAGAGGCTACTCTTAGATTGAATCCAAGAGAATTAGGAAGAGTTTCCTTACGTATTACTGTAGAGGACGATAAGGTCCAAGGTAAAATTTTAGTAGAGTCAGATCAGGTGAGAAAATTATTCGCAGGTGATCTGGAGCAACTTCGCAAAGATTTTAAAGAACAAGGATTAGATCTTCAGTCTTTGATCGTGGAATCAGAGGACTCATTACGCATGAGTTGGGATGGACAAGATTCTTCCCGATTCTTCGACCAAGAAGGTTTTGGATTTGAGGCTTCTGGTTTTTCAAATTCTTCTGATTTAGAAGAAGTTTCAGAAATGGACTCTATAGAAAATTCAGAATTCGCCGAAAAGAATACTGATAAACGCTTAAACATTTTGGTTTAA
- a CDS encoding flagellar hook capping FlgD N-terminal domain-containing protein — protein sequence MPEANAVSNEATRSRYLEGDRSYDLRKHFDKLEKEEKSGLQGIEVRSTAKALGKDDFLKLLITQLSSQDPTNPVKDQDFIAQMAQFSSLEQMNNISQGIGKMTNRQSFSLVGKIVSGPDFVTGENVVGTAGALFFDGEGKSFVRVNGRTVEIDAITLITDPAILNQQEGQTGAPAPKVGASADGPNTAVGTPTAQPSQSMQTQQFQNTLQNQNDSGFEETSSGAPGWSFPGKPNDSNY from the coding sequence ATGCCTGAAGCAAACGCAGTTTCTAATGAAGCTACACGTAGCCGTTATCTCGAAGGAGACAGAAGTTACGATTTAAGGAAGCACTTTGATAAATTGGAGAAAGAAGAAAAAAGTGGTCTCCAAGGTATCGAGGTCCGCTCCACTGCGAAAGCATTAGGAAAAGATGATTTTCTAAAACTGTTGATCACTCAACTTTCTTCTCAAGACCCTACTAATCCTGTTAAAGACCAGGACTTTATTGCTCAGATGGCTCAATTCTCTTCCTTAGAGCAGATGAATAATATCTCTCAAGGAATTGGTAAGATGACCAATCGCCAAAGTTTCTCTCTTGTGGGTAAAATCGTTTCTGGTCCTGATTTTGTGACCGGAGAGAATGTGGTAGGAACTGCTGGAGCTTTATTCTTCGATGGAGAAGGAAAGTCTTTCGTAAGAGTAAACGGTAGAACTGTAGAGATCGACGCGATCACTTTAATCACAGATCCTGCAATATTAAATCAGCAAGAAGGACAGACTGGAGCACCAGCCCCGAAAGTTGGGGCTTCTGCTGATGGTCCTAATACAGCTGTAGGAACTCCTACGGCTCAACCTTCGCAATCAATGCAAACACAACAATTCCAGAATACATTACAAAATCAGAATGATTCTGGTTTTGAAGAAACAAGTTCCGGGGCTCCTGGTTGGAGTTTTCCCGGAAAACCGAACGATAGCAATTATTAA